The genomic DNA ATGACATCCATGGGAATTGTCACCTCAGTCAGTACGCGTGCTCAAACGAGCCACCTCGGGCATTGGTCTCACAGGGTGGACTTGAAGTTCAAGCCTAGGCTTTCAATGGTGAAGGCCCATCGCGGACCCGTTTGGGGATGTAAAGAACCCGCTCTGGATGCGTGTTCTGAAAGGTAAAGGTCGAAAAAAAGCCGGAATGTCTCCATTCCGGTCGGGCCTTCAACGCTCGGGATATAGAATCATCCCTGCGTGATACAGCACGTTGCTACGAAACTCCCCGTCGGCAGTAAATCCGCTGTCATCCACATACTCGATGTGATCACCCTCTAGCCAGTATCGACCTTGGTACGCGCTTTGTTGCCCTCCGCGGGCTTCGTCATAGCGGCCGCCAGGCAGGAGCTCATGGCGAATGCGACCGTCAGCCGTCACCCACATGCCAACGTATTTATCCTGTTCTCCAAGTGGTTCACCCATGGCATTTCCTCGCTGTCGACCAAACATTCAGAATGGACTTGCGGTTGGACGCACGATCAGTTCGCTGACATCGACATCTGCAGGCTGTTCTACGGCGTAGGCGATCGCCCGGGCAATCGCCGAGGCTGGAATCGCGATCTTGCGGAACTCGCGCATCTCGGTTCGCCCGCCCTCATCGGAAATGCTGTCGGCCAGTTCGGACTCGGTGACGCCTGGGGCAATGACGGTGACCCGGATGTCCCCCCCAACCTCCTGGCGCAAACCTTCGGAAATGGCCCGTACGGCATATTTGGTAGCGCAGTACACCGCAGCGG from Pseudomonas putida includes the following:
- a CDS encoding Atu4866 domain-containing protein, whose protein sequence is MGEPLGEQDKYVGMWVTADGRIRHELLPGGRYDEARGGQQSAYQGRYWLEGDHIEYVDDSGFTADGEFRSNVLYHAGMILYPER